Proteins encoded by one window of Primulina huaijiensis isolate GDHJ02 chromosome 1, ASM1229523v2, whole genome shotgun sequence:
- the LOC140969854 gene encoding uncharacterized protein isoform X2, with product MEQNNYGGPEHGVLQWLPPKHAGTSYGAFNHKLGSGVDEAPPCGMKAPPVIESDSFTDNSKSRRREKRRKGRKWALGGPGMQAIFLCSGPISSGTGVFLPRGGGPYHKSTKNNPAVSPVLLPSHIVQALNLNVHELGQQIINPRLPDETKNCMNKTEENLEKTPNSDNVCLSPEINLPEEWTY from the exons ATGGAGCAGAATAACTATGGTGGGCCCGAGCATGGAGTCCTTCAATGGCTTCCTCCGAAGCATGCGGGAACTAGCTATGGCGCCTTTAACCATAAG TTGGGATCGGGAGTGGACGAGGCACCTCCGTGTGGGATGAAAGCACCGCCGGTTATTGAATCTGATTCG TTTACAGACAACTCAAAATCAAGAAGACgcgaaaaaagaagaaaagggcGAAAATGGGCCCTTGGCGGGCCTGGAATGCAAGCCATCTTTTTATGTTCTGGCCCAATAAGTAGCGGTACCGGGGTTTTCCTTCCCCGAGGCGGTGGCCCATATCACAAGTCCACCAAAAATAATCCCG CTGTGTCTCCTGTTTTGCTTCCTTCTCACATTGTTCAAGCTCTAAATCTTAATGTTCATGAACTTGGCCAACAAATCATCAATCCTCGATTGCCAG ATGAAACCAAAAATTGCATGAATAAAACTGAAGAAAATTTGGAGAAAACCCCAAACTCGGATAACGTGTGTTTGTCCCCAGAGATCAATCTCCCCGAAGAATGGACGTATTAG
- the LOC140969854 gene encoding uncharacterized protein isoform X1 → MEQNNYGGPEHGVLQWLPPKHAGTSYGAFNHKQLGSGVDEAPPCGMKAPPVIESDSFTDNSKSRRREKRRKGRKWALGGPGMQAIFLCSGPISSGTGVFLPRGGGPYHKSTKNNPAVSPVLLPSHIVQALNLNVHELGQQIINPRLPDETKNCMNKTEENLEKTPNSDNVCLSPEINLPEEWTY, encoded by the exons ATGGAGCAGAATAACTATGGTGGGCCCGAGCATGGAGTCCTTCAATGGCTTCCTCCGAAGCATGCGGGAACTAGCTATGGCGCCTTTAACCATAAG CAGTTGGGATCGGGAGTGGACGAGGCACCTCCGTGTGGGATGAAAGCACCGCCGGTTATTGAATCTGATTCG TTTACAGACAACTCAAAATCAAGAAGACgcgaaaaaagaagaaaagggcGAAAATGGGCCCTTGGCGGGCCTGGAATGCAAGCCATCTTTTTATGTTCTGGCCCAATAAGTAGCGGTACCGGGGTTTTCCTTCCCCGAGGCGGTGGCCCATATCACAAGTCCACCAAAAATAATCCCG CTGTGTCTCCTGTTTTGCTTCCTTCTCACATTGTTCAAGCTCTAAATCTTAATGTTCATGAACTTGGCCAACAAATCATCAATCCTCGATTGCCAG ATGAAACCAAAAATTGCATGAATAAAACTGAAGAAAATTTGGAGAAAACCCCAAACTCGGATAACGTGTGTTTGTCCCCAGAGATCAATCTCCCCGAAGAATGGACGTATTAG
- the LOC140989787 gene encoding pentatricopeptide repeat-containing protein At4g02820, mitochondrial-like, which yields MGLQAVTFLLTAPKEMLRRSVRRAVAAARQFSSKAVATAAPEAEPRSWLTSSTKSSAGGGRDTLGRRLFALVFAKRSAVIDIRKWKEEGHVVRKYELNRIVRELRRLKRYKHALEVCEWMRMQEDMKLSTWI from the exons ATGGGTCTTCAAGCTGTTACTTTCTTGCTGACCGCACCGAAAGAAATGCTGCGCCGTTCGGTTCGGAGAGCAGTCGCCGCAGCGCGCCAGTTCTCGTCAAAGGCGGTTGCCACAGCAGCTCCGGAGGCGGAGCCGCGATCATGGTTAACCAGCTCCACCAAATCGAGCGCTGGCGGAGGCAGGGACACGCTAGGACGGCGACTTTTCGCTCTTGTGTTCGCTAAGCGCAGTGCAGTTATCGATATTCGGAAATGGAAGGAGGAGGGGCACGTAGTACGCAAGTACGAGCTGAATCGCATTGTTCGGGAGCTTAGAAGGCTTAAGCGCTACAAACACGCTCTCGAG GTTTGTGAATGGATGAGGATGCAGGAAGATATGAAGCTGTCCACTTGGATTTGA